In Hydractinia symbiolongicarpus strain clone_291-10 chromosome 13, HSymV2.1, whole genome shotgun sequence, a single genomic region encodes these proteins:
- the LOC130624060 gene encoding T-box transcription factor TBX5-like encodes MADKDTNRPLCTQQQGVLQTESGLELHATTQTTTTTTVAARKLKKESDYTASKTAFKSDMVQNLSNYINDATRCSQQTSETSVISQHDGVQKRIETSVRVSLQNKDMWTKFHSAGTEMIITKAGRRMFPVIKINISGLNPKLKYMLVLDIVPVDDNRYKYHNSEWTVAGKAEPHLPGRLYVHPDGPSTGAQWIRQTVSFQKVKLTNNHLDQFGHIILNSMHKYQPRIHIVQANDNSAESLRKSTFTTHVFPETELIAVTAYQNPRITQLKIENNPFAKGFRGACNTDYHGMKRYHDQELFYTTKRSYSSAYSPPSLQGRHMTNGMFMPRSGYLQDAYGIPTRYTPSEYPYTIPSYTSKTCSPIQPSWHTNGDQRHDCSSPNSTELCNPSSLAVPPLSHQPVLPSYSLSAPYGVTTSQMSLYSSSGAQNETSYSTQESKPSYDAWQPAETLYPYH; translated from the exons ATGGCTGACAAAGACACCAATCGGCCATTATGTACACAGCAACAAGGTGTGCTACAAACAGAGTCTGGCTTGGAACTACACGCAAcaacacaaacaacaacaacaacaacagtagcAGCGCGAAAACTGAAAAAAG AATCTGACTACACTGCATCGAAGACAGCTTTTAAAAGCGACATGGTGCAAAACTTATCCAATTATATCAATGACGCGACGCGATGCTCACAACAAACGTCAGAAACCAGCGTAATATCGCAACATGACGGAGTACAAAAACGAATTGAGACTAGCGTCCGAGTTAGCCTCCAAAATAAAGACATGTGGACAAAATTTCATAGCGCTGGAACTGAAATGATCATTACTAAAGCTGGAAG GAGAATGTTCCCAGTCATCAAGATTAATATATCGGGATTAAATCCGAAACTGAAATACATGCTTGTGTTGGATATCGTGCCGGTGGACGACAATCGTTATAAATATCATAATTCAGAATGGACCGTGGCTGGAAAAGCTGAACCGCACCTACCGGGAAGGTTATATGTTCACCCGGACGGACCATCAACCGGTGCACAATGGATTAGGCAGACCGTCAGTTTTCAGAAGGTGAAACTGACCAATAATCATCTTGACCAATTCGGACAC ATAATTCTAAATTCAATGCACAAGTATCAGCCTCGTATTCATATTGTACAAGCCAATGACAATTCAGCAGAATCATTACGCAAAAGTACCTTCACAACCCACGTGTTTCCTGAAACTGAACTCATTGCAGTGACGGCGTATCAAAATCCACGG aTAACGCAACTGAAAATTGAGAATAATCCATTCGCGAAGGGGTTTCGTGGCGCATGCAACACAGATTATCATGGAATGAAAAG atacCACGATCAAGAACTATTTTATACAACAAAGCGATCATACTCTAGTGCGTATAGTCCTCCATCTCTACAAGGTCGGCACATGACTAATGGTATGTTCATGCCGAGATCAGGCTATTTGCAGGACGCTTACG gtATTCCTACTCGATATACACCATCTGAGTATCCGTACACCATTCCATCGTACACGTCTAAAACATGCAGTCCTATACAACCATCATGGCATACCAATGGTGACCAAAGACATGACTGCTCTTCACCGAATTCCACTGAGTTGTGTAATCCATCAAGTTTAGCCGTTCCGCCTTTATCACACCAGCCAGTTCTTCCTTCGTATTCGCTGTCAGCACCATACGGTGTTACTACATCTCAGATGTCGTTGTACTCATCTAGTGGGGCCCAAAACGAAACAAGCTATAGTACGCAGGAGTCAAAGCCATCGTATGATGCATGGCAGCCCGCAGAAACTCTTTATCCCTACCACTGA